The Paenibacillus sp. FSL R7-0204 genome includes a region encoding these proteins:
- a CDS encoding glutathionylspermidine synthase family protein: protein MIQAEQVFEYIDQSGLERAPRVERLHELGFTWADLEDEEYWLDAVAVMRSETYQELREAAAALWAILDKAVRYVHLRHDLYDLLGIPPVLWQMLDDCPLPEPGLISRYARFDFAVAGDGTIKLLELNADTPTGYVEASIATPWICAEAGVGSANAAMKQQLAAAWSVERPDTVACVDYGSHEEDSGTIEALAAHSGLEVRCVDCLDLWIDEGVVKDGENRIIERMFALYPKEWMAVDEGGEALAYAIESGKLQLFNGPHSIILQSKGLMAAVWGMYELGLLFTEPEREAISRYILPTYNKAVFSESFVSKSVFGREGGSVRIFDDSGALEIEDEEGYDSSQLFPVVYQKRAEMARIMTAEGELHLLTGVFVINGTPCGLLGRAGGPITGNASHFIALGVRGLEDVQG, encoded by the coding sequence ATGATCCAGGCGGAGCAGGTATTCGAATATATAGACCAGTCCGGTCTGGAGCGCGCTCCCCGGGTAGAGCGGCTGCATGAGCTGGGCTTCACCTGGGCCGATCTGGAGGACGAGGAATACTGGCTGGATGCGGTGGCTGTGATGCGCAGCGAGACCTATCAGGAATTGAGGGAAGCCGCCGCAGCACTATGGGCGATTCTGGATAAGGCTGTGCGTTATGTCCATCTCAGACATGACCTGTACGACCTGCTGGGGATTCCTCCGGTGCTGTGGCAGATGCTGGATGATTGTCCATTGCCGGAGCCGGGACTGATCAGCCGGTATGCCCGGTTCGATTTTGCCGTGGCAGGGGATGGTACGATCAAGCTGCTGGAGCTGAATGCGGATACACCGACTGGTTATGTGGAAGCCTCCATTGCTACGCCGTGGATCTGCGCGGAAGCAGGCGTCGGAAGCGCGAATGCAGCCATGAAGCAGCAGCTTGCCGCAGCCTGGAGCGTGGAACGGCCCGACACGGTAGCCTGTGTGGATTATGGCAGCCATGAGGAGGACAGTGGAACGATTGAGGCGCTCGCCGCGCATAGCGGACTGGAAGTCCGCTGTGTCGATTGTCTGGATCTGTGGATTGATGAGGGTGTGGTCAAGGACGGGGAGAACCGGATCATAGAGCGGATGTTCGCGCTGTATCCGAAGGAGTGGATGGCCGTAGATGAAGGCGGCGAAGCTCTGGCTTACGCCATTGAGAGCGGGAAGCTCCAGCTGTTCAACGGACCGCATAGCATCATCCTCCAGTCCAAGGGGCTGATGGCTGCTGTCTGGGGAATGTATGAGCTTGGCCTGTTGTTCACAGAGCCGGAACGCGAGGCCATCTCCCGGTACATCCTGCCGACTTATAATAAGGCAGTCTTCTCGGAGAGCTTTGTATCCAAATCCGTATTCGGCCGTGAAGGCGGATCTGTACGGATCTTCGATGACAGCGGCGCGCTTGAAATCGAGGACGAGGAGGGCTACGACAGCAGTCAGCTTTTCCCCGTGGTCTATCAGAAAAGGGCCGAAATGGCCCGGATCATGACGGCGGAAGGTGAGCTGCACCTGCTGACCGGCGTGTTCGTCATTAACGGAACGCCCTGCGGGCTGCTTGGCCGGGCCGGCGGGCCGATTACAGGCAATGCCAGTCATTTTATCGCGCTAGGAGTGAGGGGGCTTGAAGATGTTCAAGGATAG
- a CDS encoding signal peptide protein: MFKDREGHAAGRRSRSALLTTLLLLAVMVLSACSANSSSVFHTGTNTTDNVSRVPWDYRVVEGKVGDLVGSDMTILPDNELLPNDGNYATGDTIWTLQFMDAELVTDADQKNEIKLSAWTTLKSYADQKAATEDLANLKVSITTDVDLVGVYKTEYQSKTRNFAVLELPSGNRIKQPIDDKRYAALEKQKTASVVLEEVHDFADYDSAYAKFRGWAK; this comes from the coding sequence ATGTTCAAGGATAGAGAGGGGCATGCTGCCGGGCGCAGATCCCGGAGTGCCCTGCTGACTACATTGCTGCTGCTGGCGGTTATGGTGCTGAGTGCATGTTCGGCGAATAGCAGCAGTGTCTTTCATACGGGTACTAATACAACGGATAATGTATCACGTGTACCGTGGGATTACCGGGTGGTGGAAGGCAAGGTTGGCGATCTGGTCGGCAGCGATATGACTATATTGCCGGATAATGAGCTGCTCCCCAACGACGGGAATTATGCTACAGGCGACACTATCTGGACGCTTCAGTTCATGGACGCCGAGCTGGTGACAGATGCCGACCAGAAGAATGAGATCAAGCTGTCCGCCTGGACGACGCTTAAATCCTACGCCGATCAGAAGGCGGCCACGGAGGATCTGGCTAATCTCAAGGTATCGATCACAACGGATGTGGACCTGGTTGGCGTGTACAAGACGGAATACCAGAGCAAAACCAGAAATTTCGCAGTGCTGGAGCTGCCTTCCGGCAACCGGATCAAGCAGCCTATTGACGACAAGCGCTACGCCGCGCTGGAGAAGCAGAAGACAGCTTCTGTGGTGCTGGAGGAAGTACATGATTTCGCCGACTATGATTCGGCCTATGCGAAATTTCGGGGGTGGGCTAAATGA
- a CDS encoding response regulator, with translation MKAILIDDEKPALQHLERMLLKDGRLTITGKFTSARLGLAHLEREKADIVFLDIGMPEMNGLEAGEYIAGIDRSTRIVYITAYSEYAIEAFELNAADYLLKPVTSQRLSKTLERLEVGKESAEVKMPPAPASAAPVKELSILCFHRLEFTDSTEPGRKMQWRTSKAQEVFALLLHNRGQWILKDTIVDLVWPDFKPEKAVTNLHTTVYHIRKLLKAWDMEVLVEFSQERYRLTKEQVLLDVEEFELGYAGTPVESEEEWLRREKILKLYRGDYLQEHHYDWAEIRRKELQVRYIRMALHSAEYELSSGRPRLALERLLDLQAADPYSDQLCRLILRSYADLGDFIGFRTHYDNYKELLENELGIRPDQVMDSWVQKVL, from the coding sequence ATGAAGGCCATATTGATTGACGATGAGAAGCCTGCGCTGCAGCATCTGGAGCGTATGCTCCTGAAGGATGGGCGTCTTACAATCACCGGGAAATTCACCTCGGCACGCCTGGGACTTGCGCATCTGGAACGGGAGAAGGCGGATATTGTATTCCTGGATATCGGGATGCCGGAGATGAACGGGCTGGAAGCAGGTGAATACATTGCCGGTATCGATCGGAGCACCCGGATTGTCTATATTACCGCATACAGCGAGTATGCGATCGAAGCCTTTGAACTCAATGCTGCGGATTATTTGCTGAAGCCGGTGACCTCCCAGCGGTTAAGCAAAACTCTTGAGCGGCTGGAGGTCGGCAAGGAGAGCGCTGAAGTGAAGATGCCGCCTGCCCCGGCGTCTGCGGCGCCCGTTAAGGAGCTGTCAATCCTCTGCTTCCACCGGCTTGAATTCACAGACAGCACGGAGCCGGGGCGGAAAATGCAGTGGAGAACAAGCAAGGCGCAGGAGGTCTTCGCCCTGCTGCTGCATAACCGCGGCCAGTGGATACTCAAGGACACCATTGTGGATCTCGTCTGGCCCGATTTCAAGCCCGAGAAGGCCGTAACGAACCTGCATACAACCGTATATCATATCCGCAAGCTGCTGAAGGCCTGGGATATGGAGGTGCTCGTCGAATTCTCGCAGGAGCGGTACAGGCTGACCAAGGAGCAGGTGCTGCTGGATGTGGAGGAGTTCGAGCTGGGCTACGCCGGTACTCCAGTGGAGTCAGAAGAGGAATGGCTGCGCCGGGAAAAGATATTGAAGCTGTACCGTGGAGACTATCTGCAGGAGCATCATTACGACTGGGCAGAAATCCGGCGCAAGGAGCTGCAGGTCCGGTATATCCGCATGGCGCTGCATTCCGCCGAATATGAGCTGTCCTCCGGGCGTCCCCGGCTGGCGCTGGAGCGGCTGCTGGATCTGCAGGCAGCAGATCCTTATTCCGACCAGCTCTGCAGGCTGATCCTGCGAAGTTACGCCGACCTGGGGGATTTCATCGGATTCAGGACACACTACGATAATTACAAGGAGCTCCTGGAGAATGAGTTGGGCATCCGCCCTGACCAGGTTATGGACAGCTGGGTCCAGAAGGTATTGTAA
- a CDS encoding DUF350 domain-containing protein, with the protein MTIVINLVVSILTIVLLQVLGMVIFALMTPFKDMEELKKGNVAVALAFGGKFLATAVILGVAAYTNTSIWFMMLWFAVGYVCLIASYWIFELFTPGFRISEQLEKGNTAVGVMLCMVFIGTAFAVSSLII; encoded by the coding sequence ATGACGATCGTAATTAATCTGGTGGTCAGTATTCTGACCATTGTTCTGCTTCAAGTGCTGGGTATGGTGATCTTTGCGCTCATGACTCCCTTCAAGGATATGGAGGAGCTGAAGAAGGGGAATGTGGCGGTAGCGCTGGCGTTCGGCGGCAAGTTCCTGGCGACGGCGGTCATTCTTGGAGTAGCGGCTTATACGAATACTTCCATCTGGTTCATGATGCTCTGGTTCGCGGTGGGCTATGTCTGCCTGATCGCCTCTTACTGGATCTTCGAGCTGTTCACTCCCGGCTTCCGGATTTCAGAGCAGCTGGAGAAGGGGAATACGGCGGTCGGCGTCATGCTCTGCATGGTGTTCATCGGTACGGCCTTCGCAGTCAGCAGTCTGATTATTTAG